One Ostrinia nubilalis chromosome 4, ilOstNubi1.1, whole genome shotgun sequence DNA window includes the following coding sequences:
- the LOC135071480 gene encoding uncharacterized protein LOC135071480, whose translation MNFTFLCLVITLYLLLEIHAQFNKNVVCVKDQGKAPVCDTVPKTRRSGNLDDNVPHYDPYIPRASPILYNCSSTECVPLKLYSITQVTPPELQLKSCYSQSEAYQCETIRYNYLKNIDKLLFLSNNVRNKTFYLVDCLVYSDRGRVCHKKDDVDSHAKLVDTGTIVRPNEPNVLSQDELLCEQGQDGEVICDLNSFIPYNDGLKLKTAIEYKDDILLKTGDYVVTLGKGCIGLWCGYSGFIKKNTRRQRYEPPGGKVFRCYYAKKQQICKELYASSRPVYNERDWLST comes from the exons ATGAATTTCACTTTTTTATGTTTAGTCATCACTCTATACCTTTTATTAGAAATACATGCG CAATTCAACAAAAACGTTGTATGTGTAAAGGACCag ggCAAGGCTCCAGTATGCGATACAGTTCCGAAAACACGTCGAAGTGGTAATTTAGACGATAATGTTCCACACTACGATCCGTACATACCTAGGGCGAGCCCAATTCTATACAATTGCTCGTCAACGGAGTGCGTACCTCTGAAACTATACTCCATTACGCAAGTTACTCCCCCCGAACTCCAACTCAAGTCATGCTACTCACAGTCAGAAGCATATCAATGCGAGACAATAAGGTACaactatttaaaaaacattgaCAAGTTATTGTTTTTAAGTAACAATGTAAGAAACAAGACGTTTTATTTGGTGGATTGTTTAGTTTATTCAGACCGTGGGCGAGTGTGTCATAAGAAGGACGACGTTGATTCACACGCCAAATTGGTCGACACTGGAACCATAGTAAGGCCGAACGAGCCCAACGTTCTGTCACAAGACGAATTATTGTGCGAGCAGGGCCAAGACGGCGAAGTGATTTGCGATCTCAACTCTTTCATACCATACAATGATGGACTAAAATTAAAAACCGCTATTGAATACAAAGACGATATCCTACTTAAGACTGGCGATTATGTCGTAACTTTGGGTAAAGGCTGCATCGGTTTATGGTGTGGCTATAGCGGATTCATAAAAAAGAATACGCGTCGTCAGAGATATGAGCCACCAGGTGGAAAAGTCTTTCGGTGTTATTACGCCAAAAAGCAACAGATTTGTAAGGAATTATATGCCAGTAGTAGGCCAGTTTATAACGAACGAGATTGGCTTAGTACGTAa
- the LOC135071481 gene encoding basic salivary proline-rich protein 2: MLQQRWLLVAVAMVTCVLQAQGADKYTDENRPYEFGFTIDGEQHRHEKKDENGLIMGEFGFITADGVYHVTVYATDENGNFKILSMKNIRMRPLTATPEKKGHSLPFPPSQNPPKIEGPSPQNPIAVSGPSPQNPIAVSGPSEAAPTRTCSSCSIPTTTTRKPELTDFAVVSKDRENNQFGNNGAPQHPQGGSQNYPNGQENYPSQNNYPQQGANYPQQGTNNPQQGANYPQQVSNNPQQGANYPQQGFNNPQGANYPQQGANYPQQGTNNPQGANYPQQGANYPQQNENYPQQGSSGPQQYPQGPGDIQSPGQTLQGPLGSTSGDRSPKQFTDYPQGFNPQNNPQDSGNQYGPQNNDRPNKPTLITAQMQIVDKNTDIYHKNPGEKDGLPDGLNKDDMLRLLYTFNYTVGFHGHFEEGYTNGAKQGYYYVTGRNGVRTRVDYVADEKGFRPKITQEVLDLLSDDVPKPETEKDEKYGLKGYEFKWLYYPVESKNQR; the protein is encoded by the exons ATGCTTCAACAAAGATGGCTGCTCGTGGCCGTTGCCATGGTAACGTGCGTCCTGCAGGCACAAGGAGCTGATAAATACACGGACGAGAATAGACCGTACGAATTCGGTTTCACTATCGACGGAGAACAACACAGACACGAGAAAAAAG ACGAGAACGGGCTCATTATGGGAGAGTTCGGCTTCATCACAGCCGATGGTGTCTACCACGTTACGGTGTATGCTACAgatgaaaatggaaatttcaaaattttgtcAATGAAAAATATTAGAATGAGGCCAT TGACTGCGACTCCTGAAAAGAAAGGTCATTCATTACCTTTCCCGCCATCTCAAAACCCACCGAAAATCGAAGGACCGTCCCCGCAAAATCCAATAGCTGTATCAGGACCGTCCCCGCAGAATCCAATAGCCGTATCAGGTCCATCGGAAGCAGCACCGACTAGGACCTGTTCTAGTTGTAGCATACCAACTACTACTACCCGCAAACCCGAACTCACAGACTTCGCTGTAGTATCAAAAGATCGGGAAAATAATCAATTTGGAAATAATGGAGCTCCACAACATCCTCAAGGTGGTTCACAGAACTATCCAAACGGACAAGAAAATTACCCAAGCCAAAATAATTACCCGCAGCAAGGTGCAAATTATCCTCAACAAGGGACAAATAATCCACAACAAGGGGCCAATTACCCTCAGCAGGTATCAAATAACCCTCAACAAGGGGCAAACTACCCTCAACAAGGGTTCAATAACCCACAAGGCGCCAATTACCCTCAACAAGGAGCAAATTACCCTCAACAAGGGACAAATAACCCACAAGGGGCCAATTACCCTCAACAAGGCGCAAATTATCCTCAACAGAACGAAAACTATCCTCAACAAGGTTCCAGTGGGCCCCAACAATATCCTCAAGGCCCCGGTGATATCCAATCTCCTGGGCAAACTTTACAAGGCCCTCTTGGTAGCACATCAGGTGATAGAAGCCCTAAACAATTTACCGACTATCCACAAGGCTTTAACCCACAAAATAATCCTCAAGATAGTGGTAATCAATATGGACCACAAAATAATGATAGACCCAATAAACCTACTCTTATTACAGCTCAAATGCAAATAGTCGATAAAAATACCGACATATACCACAAGAACCCCGGAGAAAAGGACGGTTTGCCAGATGGACTAAATAAAGATGATATGCTGCGTCTTTTATATACATTTAACTACACCGTAGGCTTCCATGGTCACTTTGAAGAAGGCTATACTAATGGAGCAAAGCAGGGCTATTATTATGTAACAGGCAGAAATGGCGTACGCACTAGAGTCGACTACGTGGCAGACGaaaaaggtttccgtcccaaaaTCACCCAAGAAGTGCTTGATTTGCTGTCCGACGACGTCCCTAAGCCTGAAACAGAAAAAGATGAAAAGTATGGTCTCAAAGGCTATGAATTCAAGTGGCTATACTATCCAGTAGAATCGAAAAATCAACGATAA